In Euphorbia lathyris chromosome 2, ddEupLath1.1, whole genome shotgun sequence, the sequence actaattttcagataaaggactgtggtttactttttgtcaaaacgaggattgaggtttcgcactttgattaatgctattaaaaccatctttaacgacctgaaaatgaaaattttcaagaattaaaattgttcaatgtcatattttttatggaactacattttcgattttcgaaaatcatcttttttagaattttctctctctaaacattaactttctctctctttaccaaacatcatctaaacaatctcaaaataaaaaagttgaagaattaaagttgtttagaatattagtagttcttaaaatatgtcatttttgaaattgtcaaaggtgattttaatagtatcaatcgaaaaaattCTTAATGCTAAAATTGAAAAcatcaatcctcgttttgacaaaaagtaaaccacaatatttgaaaattagtgaaaccacctaggttttatttgaagtttaccctttttttttataatcaagAGAATGTGTATTTCATGagcattttaaattttatagttCAATGGGATAGTCACAACACATCATTTGCTTGCATATCAGCATGACATATGCAATATTTATCTTAGCGCTGTTGAGAAAGCTCACAACTTTGTTTACAAAGCAGAGATTTACGACTGCCCATATCACTGTGATTTTGAGGTAGCAAGTTTAGACATGTAGCACATTTCATAAACCTACTAGCTAAACGTCAATATAAATAGAGTTGCCTAACATTATCCTTCAAAAAATTCATCATGATTCTGTCAATTGATTCTTTGTAGCTGTACACAAGGATATCAGTTTTGCCCCTCTGGAAATCAGAAAAAACTAACACCAAAATCTACGGTTAATCAGGAGGCAAATTACGGAGAATGGCAGACAAAAGGGATAGGGTAATCTCTCTCCCTCTCTGGCTTAACTAAGTCTAGATATATCAAAATCATCAGGAAATTTGAATGTATCAGCAGCTCCgaatttccttcgttcttctgAATCTTCGTCTTCTTCATCACAACTATtggcatcatcatcatcatcataccTAACAGGTGAAGCAGGATCATGTATACTTTTGGATCGGCATGAAGTGGTGGCAAGCATTGTCACTTGGTTATGATTAGAAATTTCCACTACAACTGTATCATCATCAACTGGAAGTGGTTGTTTCCATGGCTCTCCATCTATCCTCATGAATGTGTTCTCAGCTGCACCCTTACGGAACTCAAAACGAATTCTTCGTGCCTACATAAACAGAATGTGATAAAAATCAGCTTCTTTAGAAGAAAATGAGATAGCgtatattaaagttaaatgaactCAAAGCATTTATTCTCATCAGAAGATACATCTGTTGATTCTACCGTAAGTTTCATCAgtttaatttaaatttgtttATGAGTTTATACTTGAAGAGAAATATCATTTGAGTACATAAAATTGTTATATACCTGTGCAAGACGAGTCCCATGTCCATTTGGAGCAAGTAGAACAAGCCCATGCCAAGCATTTCTAAAACCCACGACCTCAATGAGACCATCATCAACATATGGAGGTGTCAAGTCCCTCTGTTCACAAGAATTTTTCAGTATTCCTTAGAATTTGTATTCATAAGAAATGCTATAAAGGTTataggaatatatatatatatatatatatatatatatatatatatagagagagagagagagagaggaactAACATCCCGCAATTTCTTCCTGTTTGGATGTCCCCAAGGATTAAGTCCTCCAGAAAAACTGGGCAAATTAAGGCAAACGATAGACCTGATACTGTAACCAAAATAGAAGTACTTGTGATATAAGGCGTCAATCTTGAAAAAGACTATTCATGGTATATAACTGACAAGTTTCTTAATCAAAGTGTGTGCAACTGATTCCGTTATTTGAGAGGGGGAAGAATGTGAAGACAGTGCACGGTGCAAAGAATATATATGTCACCTGCTAGGTATGATAAGGTCCTCCCATTCACCTTTGGTTTTCATGACTTTAACCTTTGTCAGTTGTGCTATATTCCTGCATTAACATATATGCATTTCTCTCATAAGGCCACTTTTGAACACTTAAACCCCATAGACCTCAGATATATTTTGGCAAATAAAGCAAAGATATTAATGAAACACCCAATTCTTTCGATGACAATGTATAAAATTTTGTAACATGGAATAGTGGAGCAGTGGCACTCTTATACTTGATCTCCTTTCTCTAAAATATTGTTTAGCTAAGTTTGATAACCCTCCTCTGCTCCGCCACATGATGGATAgctctaagagcatctccaaaagCCTCTTAGTTTggttcttaagttaaaatttgagggagaattaaaaatcagctccaacagcctcttagtggctcctcaaatcactaagagcctctccatcctctctattaatagagagcctatctccacctcttagtgcctcctaacttcatttattattaataatttattattaaagagtctctctcctttcactattggtaaatataacaatcattaataattttaattataaaataataaataaggagcgaatataaggagtattgttggagatgatatatcttagtcactcttaaatcactaagagtcaattatttatattatttttagagagtgcactaagagtctcttggagatgctctaatgtCATTATCTGCAGTTGTGAGTCTGAATTCACATCTAAGTGAAACTTTGAATGGTTCAGGTTAAGCTTATTTGATGGCCTCTTATGAATTACTACCTAATGCTTAAGGCAGTACACCAGAATGTAACAATGCAAACTAGTTGAGATTGATGCTATTCAATCACTGGCCACAGCAGCAAAGTGTAGTGGCTGCATCACATGATTCATTGAATTAACGATGAGAATGCTGCATAAAGAGGATAATTGAGAGAAAAGAACAAAGTTTCTTTAGGGAAACAATTTGTCTACATGTCAAAACGCGAACTTAAATATCACAGGAGAGAAAAGAACAAATCACATTATCCATGTaacccaaaccatgtttataatgCAATAATAGACCTACAAGATGTTAAAGAAagcttagaaaaaaaaaaaaaaaaacaagaaaaaaaaaagatgaggAACTGTGAACTGACTCACAAAGTGTCATCAGACTGCCAAAAGCTCAGAAGATATGATGCATTGTACAACATCAAAGAACACAATCAAGAGTCACAAGAAATTGTTCCATAAATCAACATTATTATAGCAATCAAACTTATTACCAGATCAATAAAGCATTGCATCCGACATCTTAATCATGCAAATAACTCTCGTTCTACATTCACATAATGGAGTCACAAACTTCTTTCACAAGGTTCTAGATCTAATCTTAGAGCAACATGGAATATGCCAGTAACTTAAACAATAAATTGTCACTGTTGATCCTACAAGAAggcaaaaaaaacacaatttcTATTCTCAAAATTAACTTAAAGTGGCGAGTAGTTTCCAGACTCATGGCTGTATTGATGATGAAGTACCAAACTTCTTAGAAGCTGAAACCACTAACTTTAGTGAACACAGAGGAAAGGCAAGACTATCTCTATAATTGTAAAATAATATTTCAGCCACATAGAGAGAAGAGATACTCACTGTGAAGAGGGATGAAAAAGCGAGGCCGTAAACCATCCTTGAGTACATCCAAGCTTTAAATAAGCACTCTAGTCCACCCAAAATATAAATGAACAACAATGAGTAATTTGATATTGAAAGAAAAAGTGATTTTGAACAAGATAAGATATTAGTCGTAGTAAATGTTAAAATTAAGATTATTCTGATAATACAAAATCAAAACTGATAATGAATGGAAAATACGGCAGTATACGGATATATTTTTATATGCATTTATTATGTCAAAAAAGTTATATACTATCATGAAAAACTGACTAGTTCATTCCTGCATATATGTGGttggtttctttcttccttttcccAAATATTCAACTGGAAAATTTAGTGAATAACTAACACAAAACAAAATGAAACTGAAGATTGTGAATAGAAATTATCACTCGCTATAGATACTGCACTGAGAATTAATATCGCATTTGAACTATTTAAGTTCTAATTGTAGCTAACATACAGCAATTTCATCATGAGAATAAGCTACATTAATTCATGTGAAAGTAATACTTCCAAACATGTGTACTATCAATCAGGAAAGGTTCAACAAATCCAGTGCCTCGCCCCTCTCATCTGGCATCATTATGCAGTCAATAGAATATATGCTCTCAGTCTACATATAGCCTAGTTCTCTAGATTATTGCTTTGGCATCTATCATATTTACCAAGGAATAAACACTTGTTTATACTGAAAAGAAAATGTTAGTGCAATTTCAACTTATTTTCACGTTTAAGGAGTTATATAAATCTTGGTGAGTCCTGCAAAATTGGGAGTTATCTGTTTAAAATTATCCTTATCTCCTGTAAAATTCAAGGAGTAGcaacataaaaagaaaacaaacataagaTCATCTTTCTATACAATGCATCATACTGAGAAGATACCTGATTAGTTAATTGGTTCTTAAATTTTTCAGGATGCAACTTCCTCTCGGAGTGAAACGCATATGATACTTGAGCATCCATTCCTGTATGACATAAAACATATAGATCCATTGAACTTCTCAATCAAAAATTTTAACTAAGGTATTTCCATGCTATCATATTAAAGAGAGCAGTACTAGACTAGATGCTATCTACACCACTCCCCCTCAAATAACATCTTTTGTTCATTTCATAAACATTCGCAGTTCTAAAATTAGCTGGATTTGCAAGAGCCAATTAGACTGGTATAAGGCTTGTCAAAGTATAGAATGAGCAATTACAATCATGTATTAAAAAGGGTATTAGCCTAGTATGACATAACTGAAATTGTATAAAGGCTTTGCTGCCTTTCATTTAGATGAAAAAATtcctaatttatattttatgttGAGCTAattctttatttacttctcCTGCTATTTGATTTTCGTGTTGTTAGTTTTGAAATTTAGAATACAAATCCAGGATGAATGGGATATTTATCCTCttatatatgtagatgataacTATCATGAACAAGCTTAAAATTCTTACCCATACTGAAGTAGTTCCAAAACCCTCCACGAAATGTATGGTAACCTTCCTGAGAATAGCCAAAAGAAATTCTGGGATAAGCAAATCAGCATCTCATGTAAGGCAAAACAAACATCACAAGAAAAACCAACCAATGGTAAAATGCCTGATCTCATGTGAAGAGAATACAAAAATCATAAAGGGATCAATCAAAATAGCAGAACTCCAAATGCGAAGCAAACAAACATAAAATCAAGCAATGGCAATGGACGACACAAATTCGCAGATTGACATTGTAACTAACTGATTATACCCATACTGAAGTagttcaaaaaccaaaaccACCGCTAAACGTGTGGTGAGCTTCTTGAGGAAAGGCAAAAGAAATTTCGGAACTAGCAAAGGAGCATCTCATGTAAAGCAAAACAAACATCATAAGCTAAACCAACCAACGTGACATGCCTGATCTCATGTGAAGAAAGTACAAAAAAAGAACATAAATAAAGGATCAATGAATCGGCGGAATTCCTAATGGGAAGCAAAACAAACACAAAAGAAAGAAACCGCAAGAAATAGAATACAAGTGCTCATATTGCCATTATAACTATCTCCAAATGTTAGTTGCAGGTTTAAAATGACACGTGGATTCAATGGACAATGCTTGGACACTGTCAAATTTCACTTAGGCTATTCAACGTTGGAGGGTAATAAGCATCAAGGATTAGTTTCACATGCTTCTGGAAGCAAAAATAGATTTTTGGCTTGAAATTAAGAACATGTGTACTCATATATCCATtcaaagagaaataaaaattcacCATATTTAATGAATCCGAAATAGGTACACGATGGAACGCATGCAGAGAATGCGGTAGTTCAAGTGGTGGAACAGGGTCAAAAGAACCTTCTTTCGGGCATTTCATCCTCATAATAATATGCCAGCTGattaaaagaaaagaagcaTTTTCAGTCCACATGAAAACATAATAAAGGAGCTGGGGGGTATGGAAGAACAAAAAAATGCAACTCTCTTCAGGTGATGAATGAAAATCAAACAGCATAAATATCTCAGGgaataaaaagaaaacgaaaagaaaaatattgttTTAATGTCATTCCCACACATAATTTATCATGTTTTTCCTGAGGACTTCTGAATCTCTTCCAGATTAGTTTACAACTATAAATACACACCGAACGAAACCATTCTCCAAAATATTTTGCCTCATCTTTATTTCTCtccatctttttgttttaagttAATCAACATTCAGGCCTGTCCAAAATTTCTACTAATTTTTCATTGTAGACCATGTTTTCTCTGATCAGGGTCACTTAACCAGagtatataattataatacaattatgaATATTCAAATCTGAtagtgagaaaaaaaaaacaaacaaaaaaaagagaGGAAACACAGGCAAAAAGATGCCACATTGACAGCCAAATATGCCTAGGAAAATCTTACTGAATGAGATTTTTCTTAATGCAACTAAACCAGTTTCCAATTGCTTTTCTGCAATCAACTTAAATATCTATAAATAGGTTTAAACCTCTCATGAAATGAGAAAGAAACTTTAGTAGTGATTTTCTTTAAAAATTAGATTTTCCCCAAaccaattatttttttttttaccagcaATTGTCACCTACTACTGATGGCAGACACATGCAGAGTTCAATTTCTGTTTCTGCCTCATGATCTGGTTGTGTGCTTTCTTACCTGTCAATTTTCATTTCCTTTGCAGCCTTTACTTGTTCCAAGAATGACTCCACAGGCAAACGGTCTGTGCCTGGGTTCTTCTTTCCCTGTAAATCAACAAGACATATACAATGTTTCAGTTCAGAAATTAATCATGTTCTCCAGAGCTACCCTTGAAATCCAGACGTCATTAATTTTCAACAGTTGATTAAGCAAACATGTTTTACAACTTCTAAAGCCAAACTACAGATATAGATAGATATACATCAAatataatatagatatgcaTATACTAGTGTTTTTGTGATATTATTAACTAAAGAATACTAATATGCAAAAGGATCTCCAACTATAATGAATGTGTGATCTCCGAATTACAGGGGAAACTACAACATAAGAGCACAAAATATTTGACCAAATTCATCATGAATGAGATATAGGATTAGATCAGTGCAGAACATAATCTTACCCAGCCAAATGAAAATGGAAGGTTATTTCCAGTTCCCAGTGGTACTGTAGCAATTGGTGGCGGTTGAGGTAGTTTGAGATCAGAAACCACACCAAGGAGCCAACCGGCTGTGCCATCTCCTCCGGCAACCTAATGAAGTAAGCATATATAAGAGCCAACCAAAACTTGGACAAAAACTGTAATACCAGACTGATAAGACCCAATTATCAGATAGACAAGAGCTAACATTAAATTGACCAGATAGCTAGTATACTCACAATAATCCTTAGTCGCTTCTCAATTTCAGTAGCCAATTCGTCACCATTGTTCTTTAGTGTCTGCAGAGTGGCATAAACTTGACGGAGGACCTTATCAGGAGCCTGTTCTGTTAAATCAATAACCTACAAACATGTACTGTTCGATAAGCAATTGAAAGCATAATAATCATGAATGACTACCAATACCACCCTGACTGTCACAATTATGTCCATTATTAGTAACTCGATGTGAGTGAAATAGATTCATTCACCTGATTCTTGTTAAGAAGAGTCCTGTATGTAACAAGAAGTTCGCCTCCTAGCTGGCCCCCACTTTTTGAGTTGATAAACACAATCACAGGACAGGAAGGAGCGTTAGAAGCATTCTCATCTTTTGATGATCCAGGTATAAGAACATAATCTGGAACGTAGAAATCCTTCAAAAAATTCTTAGAATTCACATCATCCGCTGCAGTTTCCTGACTGTACCatgagaaaagaaagaacaaaTAGATCGAAGTTAATGGAAGATCAGaggaaaacaaataaaaactgCTAAATGTTCTCCATTAGTAGAAAACAGATAGAAGGATCATCAGAGGAAGCAATCGAAGTATCGAACCTCCTAGAAAACCTCCTAGAAATTGAGTTCTTAATGTCTCTCAATCTCGCAAACCGGGGAGAAGGAGGGGGAGAAATGTTTTCACGGAATTCCATTTTGCCCACGAAAATCAACTATGTACTAAGATTCCTTTGATCTGCCTCGATTTTCTCAACAATCAAACGGCGCAAAGAATAAGGCAATATTAAGAAGATACTTAGCCtgatgagagagagaagagaaagaagaatataaataaatataagattcaaattataaataaataccaagCAACGGAAAAGAAGGAAGGAGGGAGCAGTTGAAAATGTCGTAATTAAGCGATTCTTCTTCTTATCTGATCAAATACGTTTCTTCCAAAGCAGAACGCGCTTTTGTCGCAAATAGAAAGTTCAGAAAGCGAACGCGAAACAGAACGGAGAATGCAAATTAGCTGCTACTAATTGATTTGTGTTTGCGCAGTCATTTTTGTACCATTATCAACCGAATGCTTTGATTTGAATATTGTATTTTCCATTTGCCTTTCTAATTTGCGCCAAATGTACACATACGTGGGTATTTATTTATTGTAAGTGAGCTCATCATTTTATAGTGGGTTAGATAAAATGACGCTGTAAGATACGGAGTTGATTTCATCTTCTATGACGTGGCGATGAATTATTGGaagtttattaaaaataaagtaaaggcACCTGTATCTGATAACTAAATTGACGTTGTATTAGAAATTACTTAGAATCTTCCAATTGTGGAGGGAGGGAAGAAGGTTCAAATTAATTAGGGACAGTTTCTACTCAAACATTCCCTATTCTATTAACTGTATTAGCATATTTGCTACTCTTTTCATTCTCTTATATAAGTTATTATAGGatattttatcaaattaaaaaatatattgattaactaataaaaatatttttaatgttaTTATTGGAGAATAagcattaaaatattaaaaaaacatgtataccaatgtaaaaaatttaatatttggacaaaaaaaaaactaaactaaaaattttTAGAATCCTAGAATGATTTATATTTagagaaaaaattaatttgctAAAATGACCTATATAaaaaatggagggagtatttgttatttatttatttgttacaACCAACCATTAGTGGTTATTAATAAATTTAGTTTGTTATTAAAATAAGTAACAATCATTTCTCTCTATATATTTAAGtactttttaattattatattttttatcctaTAAAAATTTAAAGTAACCTGCCACTGCAATGTAATGTTATCTTTCATTGTCATTTGTGTCTCGTTAGCACTAAAAATTTGTTACCACCGTTATAGATGCTCTTATCCTACAAAGAATTTGTGAAGATAGAGTTTTGATGTGGGTAAAAGGATGAATGGTGTGTTGAGATTCTTCCCTTGTTTTTGAGAAGGTTAGAGGAGGTTGatgaattaataaaatttaaaatattaaattaattttgttgAGAGTTTTTGTGAGTAAATAAAGGTTAAGGAGAGTTAGTATTAATTATGTAACGAATTAACCTTCATTTCTATCATTTTCCTTCCCTTTAATTATCTCTTTTAACTCTAACCTCCATTAACCTTTCAATTCCCAAACAAAAACCAGGAAT encodes:
- the LOC136218940 gene encoding diacylglycerol kinase 1-like — protein: MEFRENISPPPSPRFARLRDIKNSISRRFSRSQETAADDVNSKNFLKDFYVPDYVLIPGSSKDENASNAPSCPVIVFINSKSGGQLGGELLVTYRTLLNKNQVIDLTEQAPDKVLRQVYATLQTLKNNGDELATEIEKRLRIIVAGGDGTAGWLLGVVSDLKLPQPPPIATVPLGTGNNLPFSFGWGKKNPGTDRLPVESFLEQVKAAKEMKIDSWHIIMRMKCPKEGSFDPVPPLELPHSLHAFHRVPISDSLNMEGYHTFRGGFWNYFSMGMDAQVSYAFHSERKLHPEKFKNQLTNQSAYLKLGCTQGWFTASLFHPSSQNIAQLTKVKVMKTKGEWEDLIIPSSIRSIVCLNLPSFSGGLNPWGHPNRKKLRDRDLTPPYVDDGLIEVVGFRNAWHGLVLLAPNGHGTRLAQARRIRFEFRKGAAENTFMRIDGEPWKQPLPVDDDTVVVEISNHNQVTMLATTSCRSKSIHDPASPVRYDDDDDANSCDEEDEDSEERRKFGAADTFKFPDDFDISRLS